The Deltaproteobacteria bacterium genome has a window encoding:
- a CDS encoding ribbon-helix-helix protein, CopG family — protein sequence MENVVTSLSLPREMEEKLREFARLRGQTKSRLIQEALRDYLQRKEIEPIEQKMQAKARAMGIESDDDVVALIHKVRHQTRK from the coding sequence ATGGAAAATGTTGTCACCAGCCTTTCCCTGCCGCGGGAGATGGAGGAGAAGCTGAGGGAGTTTGCCAGGTTACGGGGGCAAACCAAGAGCCGACTCATTCAGGAAGCTTTGAGGGACTACCTGCAAAGAAAAGAGATTGAGCCGATTGAGCAGAAGATGCAGGCGAAGGCCCGTGCGATGGGAATTGAATCCGATGATGATGTTGTCGCCCTGATCCACAAGGTGCGCCATCAGACCCGCAAGTGA
- a CDS encoding pyruvate, phosphate dikinase encodes MSKQVYFFGAGHAEGSGKMKELLGGKGAGLAEMTNLGIPVPAGFTITTEVCAEYYKLGEKIPSSLESEAKRALLKVEEVMGAQFGSSENPLLLSVRSGARVSMPGMMDTILNLGLNEKTVQGLLTRTKNSRFAYDSFRRFIQMYSNVVLGLEHAQFEEVLSNQKKKRKVKLDTELDHKDLEEVVGNYLELVKRQLGHEFPSDPWLQLRGAIGAVFKSWNSRRAIDYRRIYGYPGDWGTAVNVQAMVFGNMGDDCATGVAFTRDPSTGEKKFFGEYLINAQGEDVVAGIRTPQPINETSESLEKKMPKAYRDLMEIQERLEHHFLEMQDIEFTVQKGKVWMLQTRTGKRTAQAAVRIAVEMVREGLIDEKKAILKVNPSQLDQLLHPMIDPKAVKEVIAKGLPASPGAAVGRVVFTADDAEEWVKKGERVILVRLETSPEDIHGMHVAQGILTERGGMTSHAAVVARGMGKCCVAGCTDLEMGENLFRASGKTVHEGDWISLDGSTGEVILGKVGTVQPVLSGDFATLMKWADKYRRLKVRTNADTPHDTKVAREFGAEGIGLCRTEHMFFDPVRIEAVREMILADNTDTRERALAKLLPMQKGDFREILREMEGYPVTIRLLDPPLHEFLPKTHREIEALAKVMGLSTSKLKTKVEALGELNPMLGHRGCRLGITYPEIYRMQVRAAMEAAAELTLEGVKVIPEIMIPLVGHVNELMRMRKETEVICDQILRERRCKLEYLIGTMIELPRAAMTADEIAKVADFFSFGTNDLTQTTFGISRDDAAHFLPFYLKEGIYPTDPFVSIDRDGVGGLIRIAVEKGRKVRPDLKLGICGEHGGDPSSVEFCHEVGFNYVSCSPYRVPIARLAAAHAVLKQSS; translated from the coding sequence ATGTCAAAACAGGTCTATTTCTTTGGCGCTGGCCATGCCGAAGGCTCTGGCAAGATGAAGGAGCTTCTGGGTGGCAAGGGGGCCGGTCTAGCGGAGATGACGAATTTGGGGATTCCTGTCCCTGCGGGATTTACGATTACCACAGAGGTTTGTGCCGAATATTACAAGCTGGGAGAGAAAATCCCCTCCAGTCTTGAGTCGGAAGCGAAGAGGGCCCTGCTGAAGGTCGAAGAGGTGATGGGGGCTCAATTTGGATCTTCGGAAAATCCGCTCCTTCTCTCGGTCCGTTCCGGTGCGCGGGTCAGTATGCCGGGGATGATGGATACGATTCTGAATTTGGGACTCAATGAGAAAACGGTTCAAGGCCTTCTCACGCGAACGAAAAACTCCCGATTTGCCTACGATAGCTTCCGGCGCTTTATCCAGATGTATTCAAATGTCGTTTTAGGATTGGAGCATGCCCAGTTTGAGGAGGTTCTTTCCAATCAAAAAAAGAAGAGAAAGGTGAAGTTAGATACCGAGCTCGATCACAAAGACCTGGAAGAGGTCGTTGGGAACTATCTCGAATTGGTCAAGAGACAATTGGGACATGAGTTTCCGTCTGATCCGTGGCTTCAATTGAGAGGGGCGATCGGTGCCGTCTTCAAGTCATGGAATAGTCGTCGAGCGATCGACTACCGTCGTATCTATGGTTATCCCGGTGATTGGGGGACGGCGGTTAATGTGCAGGCGATGGTTTTTGGAAATATGGGGGATGATTGTGCCACGGGGGTTGCCTTTACGCGCGACCCTTCGACAGGGGAAAAGAAATTTTTCGGAGAATATCTCATCAATGCCCAGGGTGAGGATGTCGTCGCCGGGATCAGAACCCCTCAACCGATTAATGAGACTTCGGAGTCATTGGAGAAGAAGATGCCGAAGGCCTATCGCGATCTGATGGAGATTCAGGAGAGGCTGGAGCATCATTTTCTAGAGATGCAGGATATCGAGTTTACGGTCCAGAAAGGGAAGGTCTGGATGCTTCAGACCCGGACGGGGAAAAGGACGGCGCAGGCAGCTGTGCGGATTGCGGTTGAGATGGTGAGAGAAGGTTTGATTGATGAGAAGAAGGCGATCTTGAAGGTTAATCCTTCTCAATTGGATCAGCTTCTCCATCCAATGATCGATCCAAAGGCGGTAAAAGAGGTGATCGCGAAGGGGCTGCCGGCCTCTCCCGGCGCCGCTGTTGGGCGCGTCGTTTTCACGGCCGATGATGCTGAGGAATGGGTCAAGAAGGGGGAAAGGGTCATTCTCGTCAGGCTCGAGACCTCCCCTGAAGATATTCATGGGATGCATGTGGCCCAGGGGATTTTGACCGAGAGAGGAGGCATGACGTCCCATGCCGCTGTTGTTGCGAGAGGGATGGGGAAATGCTGTGTTGCTGGTTGTACCGACCTTGAGATGGGGGAAAATCTTTTTCGAGCCAGTGGGAAGACAGTTCATGAAGGGGACTGGATCAGTCTTGATGGGTCCACAGGAGAGGTGATCTTGGGGAAAGTCGGTACCGTTCAACCAGTACTCTCCGGTGATTTTGCCACATTAATGAAATGGGCCGACAAGTATCGGAGGCTGAAGGTCCGTACCAATGCCGATACGCCTCATGATACGAAGGTGGCGCGTGAGTTTGGGGCTGAGGGGATCGGTCTCTGCCGGACCGAGCATATGTTTTTTGATCCGGTTCGGATCGAGGCGGTTCGCGAGATGATCCTTGCCGATAACACCGATACGCGTGAGAGGGCGTTGGCAAAACTCCTTCCGATGCAGAAGGGAGATTTTAGGGAAATCCTTCGGGAAATGGAGGGGTATCCGGTGACGATCCGACTTCTGGACCCACCGCTGCATGAGTTTCTTCCAAAGACCCATCGGGAGATTGAGGCGCTTGCCAAAGTGATGGGCCTTTCTACTTCAAAATTGAAAACCAAGGTTGAGGCCTTGGGAGAGCTGAATCCGATGCTGGGTCATCGAGGGTGCCGCTTGGGAATTACCTATCCAGAGATTTATCGCATGCAAGTCCGTGCCGCCATGGAGGCGGCGGCAGAGCTGACTCTGGAGGGGGTTAAGGTTATTCCGGAGATCATGATCCCTTTGGTCGGTCACGTGAATGAGCTGATGCGAATGCGAAAAGAGACGGAAGTGATTTGCGATCAAATTTTGAGGGAGAGGAGATGTAAACTGGAATATTTGATCGGGACGATGATCGAACTTCCTCGAGCCGCCATGACGGCAGATGAGATTGCCAAGGTCGCCGACTTCTTTTCGTTCGGGACCAATGATCTTACCCAGACCACGTTTGGAATTTCTCGCGATGACGCCGCCCATTTCTTGCCGTTTTATCTCAAAGAAGGGATTTATCCGACCGACCCCTTTGTTTCGATCGATCGTGATGGAGTGGGAGGCTTAATCCGGATTGCTGTTGAGAAGGGGCGCAAGGTTCGTCCTGATCTAAAATTGGGAATTTGCGGAGAGCATGGGGGGGATCCGTCCTCGGTCGAATTTTGTCATGAGGTGGGATTTAATTATGTCAGTTGTTCACCGTATCGAGTTCCGATTGCGCGCCTGGCGGCTGCCCACGCGGTGTTGAAACAAAGCTCATGA
- a CDS encoding glycine--tRNA ligase, which produces MSVTMEKIVSLCKRRGFVFPGSEIYGGLSNSWDYGPLGSQLKRNIEQAWWRRFVASRSDIVGIDPAIFMNPKVWEASGHVANFNDAQVDCKQCKHRWRADHLIQEKDSAAKVEGKSLKELDEMLVSSKVACPHCGTRNFTPSRVFNLLFKTFLGVLEGEQSVVYLRGEMAQGMFVNFKSVVESSRMRLPFGIAASGRVFRNEITPGNFTFRTLEFDLQEFEYFVNPKEWEKWFEYWLGEMWEWTRELGFSKEKLRVREHSKEELSHYSTRTVDIEYETPMGWKELFGLAYRTDYDLRNHSEKSGKDLRYIDLLTNEKFFPHVIEPTFGLTRTVLISLLNAYHEVEGGRTMTTESVKEIETVLRLPYHLAPVQVALFPLSRKEVLQGGAHRIEEVLRKKWIVEYDDTGSIGKRYRRQDEIGTPFCITYDFESENDKKVTVRDRDSMKQDRISIDQVESYLREKF; this is translated from the coding sequence ATGTCTGTTACTATGGAAAAGATCGTCTCCCTCTGCAAACGACGAGGGTTTGTCTTTCCCGGTTCCGAGATTTATGGGGGGCTCTCGAACTCCTGGGATTACGGTCCGCTTGGTTCTCAGCTCAAACGGAACATTGAGCAGGCCTGGTGGCGACGATTTGTCGCCTCCCGGTCCGATATCGTCGGTATCGACCCGGCGATCTTCATGAATCCAAAGGTCTGGGAGGCCTCCGGGCATGTGGCGAACTTCAATGACGCCCAGGTTGATTGCAAGCAATGCAAGCATCGCTGGCGGGCCGATCATCTGATTCAGGAAAAAGATTCCGCAGCAAAGGTAGAAGGAAAATCTCTGAAAGAGCTTGATGAGATGCTTGTAAGCAGCAAGGTCGCCTGTCCGCACTGTGGGACACGCAACTTTACTCCGTCTCGTGTCTTTAATCTTCTTTTCAAGACCTTTCTTGGGGTTCTGGAGGGGGAACAATCGGTCGTTTATCTTCGTGGCGAGATGGCGCAGGGGATGTTTGTGAATTTCAAGAGTGTCGTTGAGTCGAGTCGGATGCGGCTTCCATTCGGGATTGCCGCCTCGGGACGTGTCTTTCGGAACGAGATCACCCCCGGAAATTTCACCTTCCGCACGTTGGAGTTTGATCTGCAGGAGTTTGAGTACTTTGTGAACCCGAAGGAATGGGAGAAATGGTTTGAGTATTGGCTGGGTGAGATGTGGGAGTGGACGCGGGAGCTGGGGTTTTCCAAGGAAAAGCTTCGCGTTCGAGAACATTCAAAAGAGGAGCTTTCTCATTATTCCACCCGCACAGTTGATATCGAGTATGAGACCCCGATGGGGTGGAAGGAGCTTTTCGGACTTGCCTATCGGACCGATTATGACCTTCGGAATCACTCCGAAAAATCGGGGAAGGATCTCCGCTACATTGATCTTTTAACCAACGAGAAATTCTTTCCACATGTGATCGAGCCGACCTTCGGTCTGACGCGGACCGTCCTGATATCGCTTTTGAATGCGTATCATGAGGTGGAAGGGGGGCGGACGATGACGACAGAGAGCGTGAAGGAGATCGAGACGGTGTTAAGACTCCCGTACCACCTGGCCCCGGTTCAGGTGGCGCTGTTTCCGCTTTCTAGAAAAGAAGTACTTCAGGGCGGGGCGCATCGTATCGAGGAGGTGCTTCGCAAGAAGTGGATTGTTGAGTATGACGACACCGGTTCGATCGGAAAACGGTACCGGCGTCAGGATGAGATCGGGACTCCGTTCTGTATCACGTATGATTTTGAATCCGAGAATGACAAGAAGGTCACCGTTCGCGATCGGGACTCGATGAAGCAAGACCGGATCTCGATTGATCAAGTCGAGAGTTATCTTAGGGAAAAGTTTTAA
- a CDS encoding efflux RND transporter periplasmic adaptor subunit, translating to MRLLFSLLTSLIFIISCQSEDSSSFLEKKTRKKIIPIETLMITKKEIPLTVQEKGQAEAPDRFELAAPEGGGKVAQIFVEIGQTVAEGDPLIRFDDEELKLKLDLARSQIDEAEAGLEDARYKERNRQRLLEALSLTEAESEGLEEKIAHFEAQLNRAKNEVELFEKQLQNIQVTSPISGIVTKRSVTVGTPVEKAEKLLEVIRISPIWFTFSVPLEVVGAFEKGNLVTIRIPELENRELSGEVLVVGAEASTEGRVQIKLSIPNENILLKSGMGGEVVHRTSLKKTIMTIPEKALIRTERSTYVYKVIGERVKKAAVKIEEGQNNEVTLTRGLSEGDLIAISNIEELKNGAMVEITTASRE from the coding sequence ATGCGTTTACTTTTTTCTCTTCTAACAAGTCTCATTTTTATCATCTCCTGCCAATCTGAAGACTCCAGCTCCTTCCTGGAGAAAAAAACCAGAAAAAAAATTATCCCGATTGAAACACTGATGATTACAAAAAAAGAGATCCCGCTCACCGTCCAGGAAAAGGGACAAGCAGAGGCCCCCGATCGATTCGAACTTGCCGCTCCAGAAGGAGGAGGAAAGGTCGCACAGATCTTTGTGGAAATAGGACAAACTGTTGCCGAAGGTGATCCTCTGATCCGTTTTGACGACGAAGAACTAAAGCTCAAACTCGATCTTGCCAGATCCCAGATTGACGAGGCGGAAGCAGGGCTTGAAGACGCGCGTTACAAGGAAAGAAACCGCCAGAGGCTTTTGGAGGCGCTGTCATTGACTGAGGCCGAATCGGAGGGGCTCGAGGAAAAGATTGCCCATTTCGAGGCCCAGCTGAACCGTGCCAAGAACGAAGTCGAGCTGTTCGAGAAACAACTCCAGAATATTCAGGTTACCAGCCCTATCTCGGGAATCGTGACAAAACGGAGTGTCACGGTCGGGACACCTGTGGAGAAAGCAGAAAAGCTCCTTGAGGTGATTCGAATCAGCCCGATCTGGTTTACCTTCTCTGTCCCGCTGGAAGTGGTCGGGGCCTTTGAAAAAGGGAACCTCGTCACCATCCGGATCCCTGAGCTTGAAAATCGGGAGCTATCGGGTGAGGTCCTTGTCGTCGGTGCGGAGGCCTCGACAGAAGGGCGCGTTCAGATCAAGCTTTCGATTCCAAACGAAAACATCCTTTTAAAGTCAGGGATGGGTGGTGAGGTGGTTCATCGTACCTCGCTGAAAAAGACGATTATGACTATCCCGGAAAAGGCCTTGATTCGGACCGAACGATCGACCTACGTCTACAAGGTCATTGGAGAGCGGGTCAAGAAAGCGGCTGTGAAGATTGAAGAGGGACAAAACAACGAGGTCACCCTAACGCGGGGGCTCTCCGAAGGAGACTTGATCGCGATCTCCAATATTGAAGAGTTGAAGAATGGGGCGATGGTCGAAATCACAACAGCATCCCGTGAATAA
- a CDS encoding phosphodiester glycosidase family protein, producing the protein MNKTFFFILLFFSLCLPLETLAWKPLQKGWDYQQEGSRIHLFQIDPREYRFDLLVARDNNTPTLAAKTYREKSGALLVVNGGFFDENFRSLGLLVKKGKILNPLRNSEWGIFQIRDKTPSVIHRRDWNPEKVEIAIQVGPRLVIDGRIPSFKPEEEPHRRSAIGVTKEGKILIAIADEPIEMKKWAELIQRYAPFAMNLDGGGSSQISVRLKDLSLELIGTTAIPNAVAVFP; encoded by the coding sequence GTGAATAAAACATTTTTCTTCATCCTTCTATTTTTTTCTCTTTGCTTGCCTCTTGAAACGCTTGCTTGGAAACCACTCCAAAAAGGATGGGATTATCAGCAAGAAGGATCTCGGATCCATCTTTTCCAAATTGATCCTCGGGAATATCGCTTCGATCTCTTGGTCGCTCGTGACAATAACACACCCACATTAGCGGCCAAAACTTATCGAGAAAAAAGTGGTGCCCTTCTGGTCGTTAATGGAGGTTTCTTCGATGAAAACTTCCGTTCTCTCGGTCTCCTGGTCAAAAAGGGGAAAATACTTAATCCGCTGCGGAATTCCGAATGGGGAATCTTCCAGATCCGGGATAAAACCCCCTCCGTGATTCATCGTCGTGATTGGAACCCGGAAAAAGTGGAGATAGCGATTCAGGTCGGTCCAAGACTTGTGATTGATGGTCGAATCCCTTCATTTAAACCAGAGGAAGAACCTCACCGAAGGTCTGCGATCGGCGTGACGAAAGAGGGCAAAATTCTGATCGCGATCGCCGATGAACCGATCGAGATGAAGAAGTGGGCCGAGCTGATCCAGAGATACGCCCCCTTTGCGATGAATCTCGACGGAGGAGGTTCTTCGCAAATTTCTGTTCGATTGAAAGATCTTTCGCTGGAATTGATCGGAACGACCGCTATTCCAAATGCCGTGGCAGTGTTCCCTTAA
- the rho gene encoding transcription termination factor Rho: MYLSDLKKKKISELVEMAHSFNIEGAAGMRRQELIFALLNAQANQNGMIFGDGILEILPDGFGFLRASDYNYLPGPDDIYVSPSQIRKFALRTGDTVTGQIRPPKDSERYFALIKVQSVNFESPEVAREKILFDNLTPLYPNQRLHLEYAPKNYTTRVIDLLSPIGKGQRALIVAAPRTGKTMMMQNIANAITANHPDVVLIVLLIDERPEEVTDMQRSVKGDVVSSTFDEPAARHVQVAEMVIEKAKRLVEHKKDVVILLDSITRLARAYNTVVPPSGKILSGGVDSNALHKPKRFFGAARNIEEGGSLTIIATALIDTGSRMDEVIFEEFKGTGNAEIHLERKLMEKRIFPCMDVNRSGTRKEELLLEPDVLNRVWILRKVLAPLNVIDAMEFLTDKMQNTKTNKDFLDSMSG, encoded by the coding sequence ATGTATTTGAGCGACCTGAAGAAGAAAAAAATCAGTGAGCTGGTCGAGATGGCCCATAGCTTCAATATTGAAGGGGCGGCGGGGATGCGTCGACAGGAGTTGATATTTGCCCTCCTCAATGCCCAGGCAAATCAGAATGGAATGATCTTCGGTGATGGGATTCTGGAGATACTTCCCGATGGTTTTGGTTTCCTGCGGGCCTCTGATTATAATTACTTGCCGGGACCGGATGATATTTATGTCTCTCCCTCGCAAATCCGAAAATTCGCCTTGAGGACCGGTGATACGGTGACCGGCCAAATTCGGCCGCCGAAGGATTCGGAACGTTATTTTGCCTTGATCAAGGTTCAATCGGTTAATTTTGAATCGCCCGAGGTGGCTCGAGAAAAAATCCTTTTTGATAATCTGACTCCCCTCTACCCGAATCAGAGACTCCATCTTGAATATGCCCCGAAGAATTATACGACACGCGTGATTGATTTGCTGAGTCCGATAGGGAAGGGTCAGAGGGCCTTAATTGTTGCGGCGCCGCGTACCGGCAAGACGATGATGATGCAGAATATCGCCAATGCGATCACGGCAAATCATCCCGATGTGGTCTTGATTGTCCTTTTGATCGATGAGCGGCCGGAAGAGGTGACCGACATGCAGCGATCGGTCAAAGGGGATGTTGTCTCTTCGACATTTGATGAGCCGGCTGCCCGGCACGTTCAGGTGGCGGAGATGGTTATTGAGAAGGCGAAGCGTCTTGTCGAACACAAAAAAGATGTCGTGATTTTACTCGATTCGATCACTCGGCTTGCGCGTGCCTACAACACCGTCGTTCCGCCTTCCGGAAAGATTCTTTCGGGAGGTGTTGATTCCAATGCCCTCCACAAACCGAAGCGCTTCTTTGGGGCGGCCCGGAATATTGAAGAGGGGGGTAGCCTCACGATTATTGCGACCGCCTTGATTGATACGGGAAGCCGGATGGATGAGGTTATTTTTGAGGAGTTTAAGGGGACCGGCAATGCCGAGATTCATCTCGAGCGGAAGCTCATGGAAAAGAGGATTTTCCCCTGCATGGATGTGAACCGATCCGGAACTCGTAAAGAAGAGCTTCTTTTAGAACCTGATGTCTTGAACCGTGTCTGGATCCTCCGAAAGGTTCTGGCCCCCCTCAATGTCATCGATGCAATGGAATTCCTGACCGACAAGATGCAAAACACAAAGACGAATAAGGACTTTCTTGATTCGATGAGTGGTTAA